A single window of Polaribacter sp. SA4-10 DNA harbors:
- a CDS encoding SulP family inorganic anion transporter, with protein MKIKKIIPILEWLPNYNSSRFKGDFVAGVTVGIILIPQGIAYALIAGLPPIYGLYCALVPQLIYAIFGSSRQVAIGPVAMDSLIVATGVSTLALAGSGSYISMAILLALMVGAIQFLMGVFSLGFIVNFLSKPVITGFTSAVALTIGINQFRNLLGVDFVQSDQIQIILEDVWFQILDFNEHTTIIGFISVVVIIIFRKINKKIPNALIVVIFGILTMKYFGKSFSDVSIVKDIPSGLPKFGIPEFDLDQIRELLPIAITLVMVGYLETISIGKSLEAKQDEYRVRPNQELIALGLSNMVGSLFKAYPTTSSFSRSAINQESGGTTGMSALISVLMVVLTLLFLTPLFYHLPKTVLAAIIIVAVFGLINFKEAAFLWKANNLDFWLMMATFLSTLLLGIEYGIIVGVGLSLIILIFRTSRPYVTELGKVPESDFYRNKNRFNEVLIEEDVLVFRFDAQLFYANSNYFRDKLDDMAAEKGKALKLIVLDSESINRIDSTGVEMLKERIKYYHKRGISFYFAGVKGPVRDLLFKGGLLEIIDINHFFMRDNDAVNFYKTGNRDHQEKYSKYIHQSYK; from the coding sequence ATGAAAATAAAAAAAATAATACCAATTTTAGAGTGGCTTCCAAACTACAATTCATCTCGTTTTAAAGGAGATTTTGTTGCTGGGGTTACGGTTGGTATCATTTTAATTCCACAAGGAATTGCCTATGCTTTAATTGCAGGTTTGCCGCCAATTTATGGTTTGTATTGTGCTTTAGTTCCTCAATTAATATATGCTATTTTTGGTTCCTCAAGACAAGTAGCAATTGGTCCTGTTGCAATGGATTCTTTAATTGTAGCAACCGGAGTTTCTACGTTAGCTTTAGCAGGTTCTGGTAGTTATATTTCTATGGCTATTTTATTAGCGTTAATGGTTGGAGCAATTCAATTTTTAATGGGAGTTTTTAGCCTAGGTTTTATTGTTAATTTTTTATCTAAACCAGTAATTACAGGTTTTACATCTGCTGTAGCTTTAACTATTGGTATAAATCAATTCAGAAATTTATTAGGCGTAGATTTTGTTCAAAGTGATCAAATACAAATTATTTTAGAAGATGTTTGGTTTCAAATTTTAGATTTTAATGAGCATACAACTATTATAGGATTCATATCTGTAGTTGTAATTATTATCTTTAGAAAAATTAATAAGAAGATTCCAAATGCACTTATTGTAGTAATATTTGGAATTTTAACTATGAAATATTTTGGAAAAAGTTTTTCTGATGTTTCAATTGTAAAAGATATTCCTTCAGGTTTACCAAAATTTGGCATTCCAGAATTTGACCTCGATCAAATTAGAGAATTATTACCAATTGCTATAACTTTAGTAATGGTTGGTTATCTAGAAACCATTTCTATTGGTAAATCTTTAGAAGCAAAACAAGATGAATACAGAGTAAGACCAAATCAAGAATTAATAGCTTTAGGTTTAAGTAATATGGTAGGTTCTTTGTTCAAAGCATATCCTACAACATCTAGTTTTTCGCGTTCTGCAATCAATCAAGAAAGTGGAGGAACAACTGGTATGTCTGCATTAATTTCTGTTTTAATGGTGGTTTTAACACTCTTATTTTTAACACCTTTATTTTATCATTTACCAAAAACAGTGTTAGCAGCAATTATTATAGTTGCAGTATTTGGTTTGATAAATTTTAAAGAAGCAGCATTTTTATGGAAAGCTAATAATTTAGATTTTTGGTTAATGATGGCAACTTTTCTTTCAACTTTACTATTAGGAATAGAATATGGAATTATAGTTGGAGTAGGGTTATCATTAATAATTTTAATCTTTAGAACATCTAGACCCTATGTTACAGAATTGGGAAAAGTTCCTGAGTCTGATTTTTACAGAAATAAAAATCGTTTTAATGAGGTTTTAATTGAAGAAGATGTGTTGGTTTTTAGGTTTGATGCACAATTATTTTATGCAAATTCTAATTATTTTAGAGATAAATTAGACGATATGGCAGCAGAAAAAGGAAAGGCATTAAAATTGATAGTTCTAGATTCAGAAAGTATTAATAGAATTGATAGTACAGGTGTAGAAATGCTAAAAGAACGAATTAAATATTATCATAAAAGAGGAATCTCATTTTATTTTGCGGGAGTTAAAGGGCCTGTAAGAGATTTATTGTTTAAAGGTGGACTTTTAGAGATTATAGATATTAATCATTTTTTTATGCGTGATAATGATGCAGTTAATTTCTATAAAACGGGTAATAGAGACCATCAAGAGAAATACTCTAAGTATATACACCAATCATACAAATAA
- the ruvB gene encoding Holliday junction branch migration DNA helicase RuvB — translation MNENLNPENSNFTNEELDVEKKLRPLSFDDFTGQDQAIDNLKIFVEAANQRDEALDHTLFHGPPGLGKTTLAHILANELQVGIKVTSGPVLDKPGDLAGLLTNLDERDVLFIDEIHRLSPIVEEYLYSAMEDYKIDIMIESGPNARTVQINLEPFTLIGATTRSGLLTAPMRARFGISSRLHYYKTELLTTIIQRSAFILKVAISMEAAIEIAGRSRGTPRIANALLRRVRDFAQIKGDGNISIGIAEYALKALNVDAHGLDEMDNKILLTIIDKFKGGPVGLSTIATAVSENTETIEEVYEPFLIQQGFIMRTPRGREVTELAYKHLGRTKGKNPGELF, via the coding sequence ATGAACGAAAACTTGAATCCTGAAAATAGTAACTTTACAAATGAAGAATTAGATGTAGAAAAAAAATTACGTCCTCTTTCCTTTGATGATTTTACTGGACAAGATCAAGCTATTGATAATTTAAAAATATTTGTTGAAGCTGCAAATCAACGGGATGAAGCATTAGATCATACACTTTTTCATGGACCTCCAGGATTAGGTAAAACAACTTTAGCTCACATCTTGGCAAATGAATTACAAGTAGGAATTAAGGTTACTTCTGGTCCTGTTTTAGACAAACCAGGAGATTTAGCTGGTTTGCTTACAAATCTAGATGAGCGTGATGTTTTATTTATTGATGAAATCCATAGATTAAGCCCTATTGTAGAAGAATATTTATATTCTGCAATGGAAGATTACAAGATTGATATTATGATTGAGTCTGGCCCAAATGCTAGAACAGTTCAAATTAATTTAGAACCATTTACTCTAATTGGTGCAACAACTCGTTCAGGATTGTTAACAGCACCAATGAGAGCTCGTTTTGGAATTAGTAGTAGATTACATTATTATAAAACAGAATTACTAACTACAATTATACAAAGAAGTGCTTTTATTTTAAAAGTAGCAATTTCTATGGAAGCTGCAATTGAAATTGCAGGTAGAAGTAGAGGAACACCAAGAATAGCAAACGCTTTATTACGCAGAGTTAGAGACTTTGCACAAATAAAGGGAGACGGAAACATTAGCATAGGAATTGCAGAATATGCTTTAAAAGCGTTAAATGTAGATGCCCATGGTTTAGATGAAATGGATAATAAAATCTTGTTAACTATTATAGATAAATTCAAAGGCGGACCTGTAGGATTAAGCACAATTGCAACTGCGGTTAGTGAAAATACAGAAACGATAGAAGAAGTGTATGAACCTTTCTTAATTCAACAAGGTTTTATTATGAGAACACCTAGAGGAAGAGAAGTAACAGAATTAGCATACAAACATTTAGGAAGAACAAAAGGTAAAAATCCAGGAGAACTTTTTTAA
- a CDS encoding cbb3-type cytochrome c oxidase subunit I: protein MSEHHHKETFVTKYIFTQDHKMISKQFLVTGMFMGIIGVFMSMLFRMQIAWPETSFSIIEAFLGHHQTDGIMNPDIYLAIVTIHGTIMVFFVLTAGLSGTFSNLLIPLQIGARDMASGFLNMVSYWLFFLSSIIMVISLFVEAGPASAGWTVYPPLSALPQAIPGSGAGMTLWLVSMAIFIASSLIGSLNYIVTVFNLRTKGMKMTRLPLTIWAFFVTAIIGVVSFPVLLSASLLLIFDRSFGTSFYLSDIFISGEVLHYQGGSPVLYEHLFWFLGHPEVYIVLLPALGITSEIISTNSRKPIFGYRAMIGSIIAIAFLSTIVWGHHMFISGMNPFLGSVFTFTTLLIAIPSAVKGFNYITTLWKGNLQLNPAMLFSIGLVSTFITGGLTGLVLGDSALDINVHDTYFVVAHFHLVMGVSAIFGMYAGIYHWFPKMYGRMMNKTLGYWHFWITIICAYGVFWPMHFIGLAGLPRRYYTNTNFPMFDDLADINVVITLFALVGGIAQIIFIANFFISIYRGQKATKNPWNSNTLEWTTPVEHIHGNWPGKLPEVHRWAYDYSKRVDAKDDDSDYLHGQDFVLQTTPLLEGEEPS from the coding sequence ATGTCAGAACATCATCATAAAGAAACATTTGTAACAAAATATATTTTTACCCAAGATCATAAAATGATTTCCAAACAGTTCTTAGTAACTGGTATGTTTATGGGAATTATTGGTGTATTTATGTCTATGTTATTCCGTATGCAAATTGCATGGCCAGAAACATCGTTTTCTATTATAGAAGCTTTTTTAGGGCACCATCAAACAGATGGAATAATGAACCCAGACATTTACCTAGCAATTGTAACAATTCATGGTACAATAATGGTATTCTTTGTTTTAACTGCAGGATTAAGTGGTACATTCTCTAACTTATTAATTCCATTGCAAATTGGAGCTAGAGATATGGCTTCTGGTTTTTTAAATATGGTTTCTTATTGGTTATTCTTCTTATCAAGTATAATCATGGTTATTTCATTATTCGTTGAAGCAGGACCTGCATCTGCAGGATGGACAGTTTATCCTCCATTAAGTGCATTACCACAAGCAATTCCAGGTTCTGGAGCAGGTATGACTTTATGGTTGGTTTCTATGGCCATATTTATTGCTTCTTCTTTAATTGGATCTTTAAACTATATTGTTACTGTTTTCAATTTAAGAACAAAAGGAATGAAAATGACAAGATTGCCATTAACAATATGGGCATTCTTTGTTACAGCAATAATTGGTGTTGTTTCGTTCCCTGTACTATTATCAGCTTCTCTATTATTAATTTTTGATAGAAGTTTTGGAACTTCATTTTACTTGTCAGACATTTTTATTTCTGGTGAAGTATTGCATTACCAAGGAGGATCACCGGTATTATATGAACACTTATTCTGGTTCTTAGGACATCCAGAAGTATATATTGTATTATTACCAGCTTTAGGTATTACATCAGAAATTATATCTACAAATTCTAGAAAACCAATTTTTGGATATAGAGCAATGATTGGTTCTATTATAGCAATTGCATTTTTATCTACAATTGTTTGGGGTCACCATATGTTTATCTCAGGAATGAATCCTTTCTTAGGATCTGTATTTACATTTACAACACTATTAATTGCAATTCCATCAGCAGTAAAAGGATTTAATTATATTACTACTTTGTGGAAAGGGAATTTACAATTAAACCCGGCAATGTTATTTTCTATTGGATTAGTTTCAACATTTATAACAGGAGGTTTAACAGGATTAGTTTTAGGAGATTCAGCCTTAGATATTAATGTTCACGATACGTATTTCGTTGTTGCACATTTCCACTTAGTAATGGGTGTTTCTGCAATTTTTGGAATGTATGCAGGTATTTATCACTGGTTCCCAAAAATGTATGGTAGAATGATGAATAAAACATTAGGATATTGGCATTTCTGGATTACTATTATTTGTGCTTATGGAGTATTCTGGCCAATGCATTTTATCGGTTTAGCTGGTTTGCCAAGAAGATATTATACAAATACAAACTTTCCAATGTTTGATGATTTAGCAGATATTAATGTTGTAATCACACTATTTGCATTAGTAGGAGGAATTGCTCAAATTATATTTATTGCTAACTTTTTTATCTCTATTTATAGAGGACAAAAAGCAACGAAAAACCCATGGAACTCTAATACATTAGAATGGACAACTCCTGTTGAGCATATTCATGGAAACTGGCCAGGTAAGTTACCAGAAGTTCATAGGTGGGCTTATGACTACAGTAAACGTGTAGACGCTAAAGATGATGATAGTGATTATTTACACGGACAAGATTTTGTTTTACAAACAACTCCTTTATTAGAGGGTGAGGAGCCTTCTTAA
- a CDS encoding cytochrome c oxidase subunit II produces MLALFYIFIGVAIGVSFWQLTRIMNLRGVIATDQDNATQGKFALAFLAFFYAIMVYCLIAMNVIMLPESASIEGEHEDKLFNITFWLIGIVQFLMQFFIFYFTFKYRGSKDKKAKFYADSHKLELIWTITPAIVLVVLMGYGLWQWNNIMDLSDDKEAVVIEVYSQQFRWDARYAGEDNTLGLGNVNYIDINSLNTMGVDMTDKNSLDDIQVTELYLPKGRKVHFKFRSQDVLHSAYMPHFRAQMNCVPGMVTEFGFTPKFTTEEMRLQPEVIAKTKGINKIRSAKGEDLYEFNYLLLCNKICGASHYNMQMKITVVEEDEYNKWIAEQPTLASVIKKIN; encoded by the coding sequence ATGCTAGCTCTATTTTATATTTTTATAGGTGTCGCAATCGGTGTAAGTTTCTGGCAATTAACCAGAATAATGAACTTAAGAGGCGTAATTGCTACTGATCAGGATAATGCAACACAAGGAAAATTTGCCCTTGCTTTTTTGGCTTTTTTCTACGCAATAATGGTTTATTGTTTAATAGCCATGAATGTTATTATGTTACCAGAATCTGCTTCTATTGAGGGAGAACATGAAGATAAATTATTTAATATTACATTTTGGTTAATTGGTATTGTACAATTTTTAATGCAATTTTTTATCTTTTACTTTACCTTTAAGTATAGAGGTTCTAAAGATAAAAAAGCAAAATTTTATGCAGATAGCCATAAATTAGAGCTTATCTGGACGATTACTCCAGCAATTGTTTTAGTTGTTTTAATGGGATATGGCCTATGGCAATGGAATAATATAATGGATTTATCTGATGATAAAGAAGCTGTTGTAATAGAAGTATATTCTCAACAATTTAGATGGGATGCGCGTTATGCAGGTGAAGATAATACCTTAGGTTTAGGAAATGTAAACTATATCGACATCAACAGCTTAAACACAATGGGTGTTGACATGACTGATAAAAACTCATTAGACGACATACAAGTAACTGAGTTGTATTTACCTAAGGGTAGAAAAGTTCATTTTAAATTCCGTTCTCAAGACGTATTGCATTCCGCATATATGCCTCACTTTAGAGCACAAATGAATTGTGTTCCAGGGATGGTTACAGAATTTGGTTTTACACCTAAATTTACTACTGAAGAAATGAGACTACAACCCGAAGTGATTGCAAAAACAAAGGGTATTAACAAAATAAGAAGCGCTAAAGGAGAAGACCTTTATGAGTTTAATTATTTGTTATTATGTAATAAAATTTGTGGAGCGTCACATTACAACATGCAAATGAAAATTACTGTTGTAGAAGAAGACGAATACAACAAATGGATTGCAGAGCAACCAACATTGGCTTCAGTTATTAAAAAAATTAATTAA
- a CDS encoding quinol:cytochrome C oxidoreductase, translating into MYQFSGKLKTVSLALILLGALGIAYSFLSAPKTIEDAKEIIANQSSHGDSHGASHADVTIEEHKIEMVEEAHANDKDSHQEVADENHGEIKEAHTEAGSHDVNHEDEHAEHVLHQLQNKPWSALYVALFFFLGISLLVLAFYASQRVAQSAWSVVLFRVMEAITANLVPTSIAMLFVIGAAVMHYNHMFPWMADGIFDTTSPNYDAIIDGKSWWMNVPGWAIRSVVYLAIWNAYRFIIRKGSIAEDTANDENKTYKRNFNASVIFLFLFMITESLMSWDWIMGLDPHWFSTLFGWYVLASLLVSALTVIAFVTIYLRSKGALPLVNDSHIHDLAKFMFGFSIFWTYLWFSQFMLIWYADIPEETTYFVARFNEYKLPFLAMVVMNFVFPILLLLNSDFKSIPWFIVIGGLVILGGHYVDVFVMVMPATVGAQWSFGIPEISGLLFFLGIFIYTVFSAFAKANPAPQGNPFLKESAQFHYYNIEHRGEGSVDH; encoded by the coding sequence ATGTATCAATTCTCAGGTAAATTAAAAACAGTATCATTAGCACTAATTTTATTAGGTGCTTTAGGTATAGCCTATAGCTTTTTATCAGCACCAAAAACAATTGAAGACGCTAAAGAAATTATAGCGAATCAAAGTTCCCATGGAGATAGTCATGGAGCATCTCATGCTGATGTAACTATAGAAGAACATAAAATCGAAATGGTTGAAGAAGCACATGCTAATGACAAGGATAGTCATCAAGAAGTAGCTGATGAAAATCACGGTGAAATAAAAGAAGCTCATACAGAAGCTGGTTCTCATGATGTAAATCATGAAGATGAACATGCAGAACATGTATTACATCAATTACAAAATAAACCTTGGTCTGCTTTGTATGTAGCATTGTTTTTCTTCTTAGGAATCTCTTTATTAGTACTTGCTTTTTATGCATCACAAAGAGTAGCACAATCAGCTTGGTCTGTTGTTTTATTTAGAGTAATGGAAGCAATAACGGCTAATTTAGTACCAACATCTATTGCAATGTTGTTTGTAATTGGTGCAGCAGTTATGCATTACAATCATATGTTTCCTTGGATGGCAGATGGAATTTTTGATACTACAAGTCCTAATTATGACGCAATAATAGACGGTAAATCTTGGTGGATGAATGTACCAGGTTGGGCTATTAGAAGTGTTGTATATTTAGCAATATGGAATGCTTACAGATTTATTATTCGTAAAGGTTCTATTGCAGAGGATACTGCAAATGATGAAAATAAGACGTACAAAAGAAACTTTAATGCATCAGTTATTTTCTTATTCCTTTTTATGATTACAGAATCATTAATGTCTTGGGATTGGATTATGGGGTTAGACCCACACTGGTTCTCTACATTATTTGGATGGTATGTTCTAGCGAGTTTATTAGTTAGTGCATTAACCGTAATTGCATTTGTAACAATCTATTTAAGATCAAAAGGGGCTTTACCTTTAGTAAATGATAGTCATATTCATGATTTAGCAAAATTTATGTTTGGCTTCTCTATATTTTGGACCTACTTATGGTTCTCTCAATTTATGTTAATATGGTATGCAGATATTCCAGAAGAAACTACTTATTTTGTAGCTAGATTTAATGAATATAAATTACCTTTTTTAGCAATGGTTGTTATGAACTTTGTTTTTCCAATATTATTACTACTTAATAGTGATTTTAAAAGTATTCCTTGGTTTATTGTAATTGGTGGTTTGGTAATATTAGGAGGGCATTATGTAGATGTTTTTGTAATGGTTATGCCTGCAACTGTTGGTGCTCAATGGTCATTTGGTATACCAGAAATTAGCGGCTTATTGTTTTTCTTAGGTATCTTTATTTATACCGTATTTAGTGCATTTGCAAAGGCGAATCCTGCACCACAAGGAAATCCATTTTTGAAAGAGAGTGCGCAATTTCACTATTATAATATTGAACACAGAGGAGAAGGATCAGTAGATCATTAA
- a CDS encoding cytochrome c, with product MKNFKLIIALVVFASSISCNDKKIRQLQYMPDMYESVPYNADGAEGLGGEPVNSKPVTGTIARGGTPAYDIPDTTEGYEEAKTTLKSPLDATEKNLENGKKMYAIYCVSCHGKKGDGNGYLSTSDKFLGIPNYKDRDITEGSIYHVLIHGKNLMGSHSSQLTYKERWQVVQYVEQLRIDLLN from the coding sequence ATGAAGAATTTTAAATTAATTATCGCTTTAGTAGTTTTTGCAAGTAGTATATCTTGTAATGACAAAAAAATAAGACAGTTACAATACATGCCAGACATGTATGAATCTGTACCTTATAATGCAGATGGCGCAGAAGGTTTAGGTGGCGAACCTGTAAATAGTAAACCTGTTACTGGTACAATTGCAAGAGGAGGAACTCCAGCTTATGATATTCCAGATACTACGGAAGGTTATGAGGAAGCTAAAACAACTTTAAAATCACCTTTAGATGCTACTGAAAAGAATTTAGAAAATGGTAAGAAGATGTATGCAATTTATTGTGTTTCTTGTCATGGTAAAAAAGGAGATGGAAATGGTTATTTATCTACCTCAGATAAATTTTTAGGAATTCCGAATTATAAAGACAGAGATATCACAGAGGGAAGTATTTATCATGTATTAATTCATGGTAAAAATTTAATGGGCTCGCACTCATCTCAATTAACGTACAAAGAACGTTGGCAAGTAGTACAATACGTAGAACAATTACGTATAGATTTATTAAATTAA
- a CDS encoding DUF3341 domain-containing protein codes for MESSKVIHAFYNDDEILLDAVKAVKAKHHHIEEVFCPFPVHGLDKAMGLAPTRLAITAFFYGITGLAFAIWMTNYMMIEDWPQDIGGKPNFSWWTNMPAFVPIMFELTVFFAAHLMVLTFYMRSRIWPFKEAENPDPRTTDDHFLMEIPVHNNEEELTLLLSQTGAVEINIVDKH; via the coding sequence ATGGAATCATCAAAAGTTATTCACGCGTTTTATAATGATGACGAAATTTTGTTAGATGCAGTAAAAGCTGTGAAAGCAAAACATCATCATATTGAAGAAGTATTTTGTCCTTTTCCAGTTCATGGTTTAGATAAAGCCATGGGATTAGCACCAACTAGACTTGCTATTACAGCATTTTTCTACGGAATTACCGGTTTAGCTTTTGCTATCTGGATGACAAACTACATGATGATTGAAGATTGGCCACAAGATATTGGTGGTAAACCAAACTTTTCATGGTGGACAAATATGCCTGCCTTTGTACCAATTATGTTTGAATTAACAGTGTTTTTTGCAGCGCATTTAATGGTACTTACTTTTTACATGAGAAGTAGAATTTGGCCATTTAAAGAAGCTGAAAATCCAGATCCAAGAACTACAGATGATCATTTTTTAATGGAAATCCCTGTACATAATAATGAAGAGGAATTAACATTATTATTGTCTCAAACAGGAGCAGTAGAAATTAATATCGTAGACAAGCACTAA